In one Vicia villosa cultivar HV-30 ecotype Madison, WI unplaced genomic scaffold, Vvil1.0 ctg.002165F_1_1, whole genome shotgun sequence genomic region, the following are encoded:
- the LOC131638085 gene encoding G-type lectin S-receptor-like serine/threonine-protein kinase At4g03230 produces MVKQDKESIQRNIRGHFTDSERHVKDLIDMEGLEENDNEGIEVPYFDFETIVTATNNFSDANKLGKGGYGPVYKGTLQGGQEIAVKRLSSVSSQGLQEFKNEVVLIAKLQHRNLVKLRGYCIKGEEKILFYEYMPNKSLDLLIFDPAKSIILDWPMRFDIILGIARGLLYLHQDSRLRVIHRDLKTSNILLDKEMQPKISDFGLARIFGGKETEANTERVVGTYGYMSPEYALEGQFSTKSDVFSFGVVLLEIISGKKNMGFHRTREISSLLGYAWTLWREEKLQDLMDSSLCDTYDAYQIIRCSQIGLLCVQDEPDDRPHMSNVVTMLDNETTFLSVPKQPTFFTRKNLSNTASSSVQLESSIQEGR; encoded by the exons ATGGTTAAGCAAG ACAAGGAAAGCATTCAGAGAAACATTAGAGGGCACTTTACCGACAGTGAAAGGCATGTGAAGGACTTGATAGACATGGAGGGATTGGAAGAGAATGATAATGAAGGAATAGAGGTTCCTTACTTTGATTTTGAGACCATAGTGACGGCAACTAATAATTTTTCAGATGCAAATAAGCTTGGTAAAGGTGGTTATGGACCAGTTTATAAG GGTACACTACAAGGTGGTCAAGAAATTGCAGTGAAGAGGCTTTCAAGTGTGTCATCACAAGGTTTACAGGAATTTAAGAATGAAGTTGTTTTGATTGCCAAACTCCAACATCGAAATCTTGTTAAATTACGCGGCTATTGCATAAAGGGAGAAGAAAAAATTCTATTCTATGAATATATGCCTAATAAGAGTTTGGACTTATTGATCTTCG ATCCTGCAAAAAGCATAATTTTGGATTGGCCAATGCGGTTTGATATAATTCTCGGAATTGCTCGTGGACTACTCTATCTTCATCAAGACTCTAGACTTAGAGTTATTCATCGAGATTTAAAAACTAGCAACATTCTTCTAGACAAGGAGATGCAACCAAAAATATCCGATTTTGGATTGGCAAGAATATTTGGAGGCAAGGAAACAGAAGCAAATACTGAGAGAGTTGTCGGGACATA TGGATACATGTCTCCCGAATATGCATTAGAAGGACAATTCTCTACAAAATCAGATGTTTTCAGCTTTGGTGTTGTCTTGCTTGAGATCATTAGTGGAAAAAAGAACATGGGATTTCATCGGACTAGAGAAATTTCAAGCCTTTTGGGTTAT GCCTGGACACTATGGAGAGAAGAAAAACTCCAAGATTTAATGGATTCATCTCTATGTGATACTTATGATGCTTACCAAATCATTAGGTGTTCACAAATAGGACTTTTATGCGTACAAGATGAGCCAGATGATCGTCCACACATGTCAAATGTTGTGACCATGCTAGACAATGAAACTACATTCCTATCAGTTCCTAAACAACCAACCTTTTTTACACGTAAAAACCTATCTAACACAGCTTCTTCAAGTGTGCAACTTGAAAGTAGTATTCAAGAAGGCCGATAG
- the LOC131638084 gene encoding G-type lectin S-receptor-like serine/threonine-protein kinase At4g03230: protein MRTVFRFFNMYAFWLLICSSPTCFAGDTLNAGQKIIGNDTNLVSAGKIFELGFFTPNITSGSQSYLGIWYHMQEGLEQPQKQIVVWVANRDNPVAVGSTGVVKIAEDGNLVVEDTSGSKTSYWSSKSEVKVFSNSSPKNRTVKLMDSGNLVLLDDDGHKEVILWESFENPTDTFLLGMKMDGNMKLTSWRSGDDPGSGNFSFTKQNGVNRFIISNRDQLYWESELYDTRNLKLNNDQLDDISSDVYNLLTNFSLPILNNTRLFLNSTGVLQWVDNLLEGDSSVKWKQPKTKCLRYNSCGNFTRCNDNDQVCKCLPGFDNDNSVAKNSSQEDMAGCKRRHLPSCNVNDTALLNLTMIKTRSPDNEVTVDKEEDCKSTCFNTCPPCQAYSYAPPLIHMFNPSTCWIWTHSLTTLKEEYSNWENGRRLFVVVDKSDLATTPRTCEPCGANTVPYPLSTGSNCGDPTYFNFRCNASMGQLSFTGNDNNVNYRVIRVDPDTNLWILGITGNTHF from the exons ATGAGAACTGTTTTTCGCTTCTTCAACATGTATGCTTTTTGGCTTCTAATATGTTCTTCTCCAACGTGTTTCGCAGGGGACACTTTGAATGCTGGCCAGAAGATCATAGGCAATGATACCAACCTTGTTTCAGCTGGAAAAATatttgaactaggattttttaCTCCTAACATCACCAGTGGTTCACAAAGCTATTTAGGCATATGGTATCACATGCAAGAGGGGTTAGAACAACCTCAAAAACAAATTGTTGTGTGGGTTGCCAATAGAGACAACCCTGTAGCTGTTGGTTCAACTGGAGTTGTCAAAATAGCTGAAGATGGTAATCTTGTAGTTGAAGACACATCTGGTTCTAAAACAAGTTACTGGTCATCCAAATCCGAAGTCAAAGTCTTTTCTAATTCTTCGCCAAAAAACAGGACAGTGAAACTCATGGATTCTGGTAACCTTGTGTTACTAGATGATGATGGACACAAGGAAGTGATACTCTGGGAGAGTTTTGAGAATCCAACCGACACGTTCCTACTCGGAATGAAGATGGATGGCAATATGAAACTGACCAGTTGGAGAAGTGGTGATGACCCAGGAAGTGGAAATTTCAGTTTTACGAAACAAAATGGGGTCAACCGTTTCATCATCTCAAATAGAGACCAACTTTATTGGGAGAGCGAATTGTACGATACAAGGAATCTCAAATTAAATAATGATCAATTGGATGACATTAGCTCAGATGTTTACAACTTGTTGACCAACTTCAGCTTGCCTATATTAAACAATACAAGGTTGTTCCTCAACTCAACAGGTGTGTTACAATGGGTGGACAATTTGCTGGAAGGTGATTCATCAGTTAAGTGGAAGCAGCCAAAAACCAAATGTTTAAGATACAATTCTTGCGGAAACTTTACTAGATGTAACGACAATGACCAGGTATGCAAATGTTTGCCTGGATTTGACAATGATAACTCTGTAGCGAAAAATTCTTCCCAAGAAGACATGGCAGGATGTAAGAGGAGACACTTACCATCATGTAACGTAAATGACACGGCGCTCTTGAACTTGACAATGATTAAAACAAGAAGCCCGGATAATGAAGTAACAGTAGATAAAGAAGAAGATTGCAAATCAACATGCTTTAACACTTGCCCACCGTGTCAGGCTTATTCATATGCTCCACCTCTTATTCATATGTTTAACCCTTCAACGTGTTGGATCTGGACACATAGTTTAACAACTCTTAAAGAAGAGTATAGTAATTGGGAGAATGGTCGCAGACTCTTTGTCGTCGTTGATAAATCAGACTTAG CAACAACTCCAAGAACTTGTGAGCCCTGTGGTGCAAACACAGTCCCTTATCCTCTTAGTACCGGATCCAATTGTGGAGACCCAACATACTTCAACTTTAGATGCAACGCCTCAATGGGTCAACTTAGCTTCACCGGCAATGACAACAATGTTAATTACAGAGTTATCCGTGTAGATCCTGATACCAatctttggatattagggataACCGGTAATACCCACTTCTAG